The segment CTGCAAATGTGGCGGGTTGCTCGACGTCATCTATGACTATTCTGCAATTCAACTCGATATGGAAAGGCTCCGAACAGAAGCACCATCGGTCTGGAAATACAAAGCACTTTTACCTGTGGAAGGAAAGCCCGTAAGCATCCATGAAGGCGGCACACCACTCTACCGATGCGATCGCCTTGCCGAGAAGATCGGCATCAAGGAACTTTATGTAAAGCATGAAGGTCTGAACCCCAGCGGTTCTTTCAAGGACCGTGGAATGACGGCAGGGGTCACAAAGGCAATGGAGCTCGGGATGAAAACACTTGCCTGTGCATCCACAGGAAACACATCCGCATCCCTTTCAACCTATGGTGCTAAAGCAGGCCTTCCTGTGATCGTACTGCTTCCGGAAGGCAAAGTTGCTCTTGGAAAAGTGGCACAGGCATTGATACATGGTGCAAAGGTCTTAAGCATCAAGGGAAATTTTGACGAGGCAGTTGTACTTGTACGTCAGCTTTGCGATGAAGAGAAGATCTACCTTCTAAATTCCATCAACCCATACAGGCTTGAGGGTCAGAAGACGATTGGCCATGAGATATGTGACCAGCTTGGATTCAATGTTCCTGACAGGGTAATTGTTCCGGTTGGTAATGCAGGAAATACTGCTGCTATCTACAAAGGCTTCAAGGAGTTCATGGAACTTGGTATCACTGACAGCGTCCCGAAAATGACCGGCATACAGACCGAAGGAGCATGCCCCGTAACGAAAGCATTCAAAATGGGCGTTGAAGATATCGTTCCTGAAAAGAACCCTGAGACCATTGCAACGGCAATACGTATCGGGAACCCGGTCAATGCGAAGAAAGCCTTAAGGGCGATCTATGAATCCGGCGGGTGCTCAGAAGCAGTATCAGATGAAGAGCTGATAGAGGCACAAAAGGACCTTGCACAACTTGAAGGAATAGGTGTTGAACCTGCGAGTGCTACTTCCATAGCAGGACTTAAAAAACTTATAGATTCAGGTGTCATTGACCATGATGAAAAGGTTGTCTGCGTTACAACCGGCCATCTGCTAAAGGACCCTGAAGAAGTAATGAACATATCAACAAAACCAATTACAGTGGATGCTAATATAGAAGCGGTCCGCAAGGCGGTTTTCTCCAGATAACGAAAAAATGTTGGAACGGTGTAATTCATGCAACAAGATTATAGTTCACATGATATCGAACAGAAATGGCAGCAAAAATGGAATGAGAGCGGGGTCTTTGAAGCAGAACCTGACGACCGCGAAAAGTTCTTCATAACCATCCCGTACCCATACCTGAACGGGAACCTCCATGCAGGGCACACAAGGACATTCACCATCGGGGATGTTGTTGCAAGGTACAGGAGAATGCTCGGATATAATGTCCTCTACCCAATGGGATTCCACGTAACAGGAACACCTATCGTGGGACTTGCCGAACTTATACAGAACCAGGACCCTCAGACCATGAAGGTCTATTCCCAGTTCCACGGCATACCAATGGAAACACTGACAGGACTTGATACACCTGAGAAGATCGTGGAATATTTCAGTGTTGAAGCCGAGAAAGCCATGCGTTCCATAGGATATTCCATTGACTG is part of the Methanococcoides methylutens MM1 genome and harbors:
- the thrC gene encoding threonine synthase, giving the protein MYQLECIECGQKYTDSEVVYTCKCGGLLDVIYDYSAIQLDMERLRTEAPSVWKYKALLPVEGKPVSIHEGGTPLYRCDRLAEKIGIKELYVKHEGLNPSGSFKDRGMTAGVTKAMELGMKTLACASTGNTSASLSTYGAKAGLPVIVLLPEGKVALGKVAQALIHGAKVLSIKGNFDEAVVLVRQLCDEEKIYLLNSINPYRLEGQKTIGHEICDQLGFNVPDRVIVPVGNAGNTAAIYKGFKEFMELGITDSVPKMTGIQTEGACPVTKAFKMGVEDIVPEKNPETIATAIRIGNPVNAKKALRAIYESGGCSEAVSDEELIEAQKDLAQLEGIGVEPASATSIAGLKKLIDSGVIDHDEKVVCVTTGHLLKDPEEVMNISTKPITVDANIEAVRKAVFSR